Genomic window (Sediminispirochaeta smaragdinae DSM 11293):
ATTACATTCTCCTTAATCGAATGATGAAAGACTGTCGCATACGCGTACGTTTCACGTCTTTCTTCTACATACATCCATTGCTATTGTGATACCGTATTCCAGAGGATCCACAACCTCAAATCCATACATAGTCACCTCATTACGAATCTCTCCAGCTTCAGGAAGCACCTCCAAGCCCCGCAGATGGCTGCCAAGCCACCCGAGAATCAGGGGCTGCGGTTGGGTACGCTCACAGGTCGTGGCTCCACAGATACTGACAAAAAATCCGCCGGGGACAAGGGCATCCCTGATCCGCGGGATTACCACAGGGAACCGTCTCTTGGCAAACTGTATCGAGGCAACAGCAATAATAAGGTCGTATTGAGTTCCGATATCGTCACTGAGATAGTCCCCTGCAAGTATCTCGGGACGGTTACCCTGCGGCTCCTTGGCGTAGGTCTCAATATTTTTGCGGGCAACAACCGCGACATCCGGTGATTCGAAGAGGAAACAGCGGCAGGAAGGATAGTGTCGGGCAAGGGCCAGGGCAATCATCCCGGAACCGCCCCCAAGATCCAAAATCCGGTCCGGCCCTTTCTCGGGAAAAAGCCGCACGATATTTTCACAAACCGCTTTTGCCCGTCCGGCGCGCTGTTCAGCGACCGAAAGTTCGGCAAGGCGGGCAAAATCGAAGATATCGGAGCCTCTGTTTTCTCTAACGACTTCAGCATCGGGACCACGGCGGACATACTCCGACAAGCCCTCAAAAGAGGTGAAGCGTTCCCTGAAAAGCAGGTATTCTCCCATGTAAAGCTCTCTCCCCTTCACGAGATAGAGCTCGGATAGCGGGCTGTTTTTAAAACAGGAGTTCTTCTTCGAAACAAGCCCGAGGGAAACCAAGGCATTGAGCAGATATTCGGTATTCCGCTCATTGTATCCTCGCCTACGGGCAAATTCGTATGCAGAAATATCCTCACAGAGTCCGGAAAAGATATCCATTTCAATCGCAGTAAAAAGGAGGGAAGCTCTTTTCGCTCCCAGCGCAATATTTTGAAGGGGCTCAGGGCTCACATCGGGATACAGGAACAGATCCACGAGGTCCCCCTGACAGACAAAGCCGCTACCGAGGCAAGTACGATAATGAAAAAACGCTTTCTTTGCATATATCTCTACCCTGAATGTATCATAACTAATTATATTAGCTATGGCTAATAATAACATCGATAGAGGCTTTGTCAAGTAAACACAACGCGATTATCTTACGCGGTTATCCTAGTTGGCCTTCTCCCACTCTTTCTCTTTTAAGTTGGTGTAGATATAGATGATCGCCGAGACGGATGAGAAGAGAAACATGATGACCGAAAGAGCTGCGGCTATTTCATAGTTCGAATATTCGGAAAATTGCTTTCGCAAGTAGACACCGAGCATGATCGGATTATTACCGCCCATGACAAACGGGGTGGTAAAGGAGCTGACATTACTCATAAAGATGAAGGTCATCGCAATCATTACATCTTTAAAAGAGAGAGGAAGGATCATGTTAAGGAAAACATTGATCTTCCTGGCCCCCACATCACGCGCGCTTTCCACCATAGAATCGGGAATACTTGAGAGTGCAGCCACGATGATCATGGTCGCAAAGGCAATGTTGAACCAGAGGTTCATCAAGATGATCCCACGGGCATTGTACATGAGGCCGGGCTTAAAATTATATCCGAACAGCCTGGAGACGCGATTGAGAAAACCGGAATCCCGTATGATGGTTATCATGGCATAGACGGCAACAAGACTAGGGACAAAACGAGGCAGCAGGTAGATTGTTCCGATAAACTTACTTATTTTTGTGTCGTAAAAACGGAGATACAGGGCCAATACATATGAGATGAGAATGGATAAGACGACGGTAACAACCACAATCCAGAGTGTGTAGGCAATGTTTTCCATCGAGACATCATCGGTGAGTAAGAAAACGTAATTTGCTAAGGTAAAACTGCCGTCCTCCGGGGAACTGAAGCTGCGAATAACCGTATTGATTATAGGATACACAATGATACCCATAGTAAGCAGCAACGCAGGTGCCAGCATTAATGCAATATAGAGATTTGTTTTCCATTTCGGTTTTCTCATATGTCTCTCCCCCTTCAGATATCCGAAATCATCCGGTATCCCGACTAGTTCGGAATACCGGATGGATATGTCGCTCACGGCAAGCGAGCTATATTCTTATCCCAATACTGATTTCGCACATCTCCAAGCTTGCCGTTGGAAATGACGGAAAAACCCGAAATATCGAGATCCTTGACCATTGTCTTATATGTAGAGTCGATAAGCGATGCATCAATGACAGGTACGGCAAAGATGGTTTCAAGACAAATCTTCTGAGCCTCGGGAGAAATCATGAAGTTAATGAAGTCGTACGTCTTTTCCGCTCCCCCACCAATATTCGGGACAGCAAGAACAACATCCGTACCATTGAGGGCGGGAGTAAGTTGATAAATTTTCGTGCTCTCAGGCAATATGCCTCGTGAGATATTCGTCAGCACCTGGTCGGCCCATGCAGGAATCAAGTCTACCTCTTTGTTGATCAAAAGATCCAGCGTACCCTGATTTTTGTTCGGATATACGACCTTTCCGCCGGACGTATACAGATAGGGATGGATGCTTTTCAGCCAGTCCCAGCCGGGTCCCCATTGCTCCACCCACTTTTCGTCAGTCGAGACCTTTGCTTCGGGAGGAAGATCCTTATAGAGAGCAAGATTCACAAAGCCGGCTCCGGAACCGCCCGAACCCGGAGGATTATAGGCAAATCTTCCAGGATGAGATGTAATCCATGCACCAAGCTCCGCCCATGTCTTCGGAGGATTGGGCAAGCGTACGGAATCGTAGGCCATGACAACGGTGGTTCCCCTGTAGGGTACAACACAGTCGGTAAAAAAGCCTGATTTCATTTTGACGTTTGCATAATTAGGGATTTTACTGAAATCGAGGGGCACAAAAAGATCGCCGCCTGCCTTGTCCACATAGGAAGCAAGGGCCGAGCCATTTTCTGCAAGCAGATCAAAATCGGTATCGGTTTTGCCTGCCAGCTTGGCAGCGGCAATGCGGTCGCTTAGGGTCTGCCCTCCCGAACCGGACATGACGAATTGCAATTCAACCACACTGGTGGACCCGGGCTTGGCATTGTACTCATCAATGAGCTTTTCAAACAACATCCGTACATTGTCGGAACCTGTGGCCCATAACGTTACCTTGGGCTTTCCGCCCCCGTTACCGGCTGCGCTGCCTTCTCCCTGTCCGCCTGCAAATAGCGTGAACGGAGAAAGCATCAAGAAACAAAGAACTGCACAAACACATAGCTTTTTCATTCTTCTTTTCATTTTTCCCTCCTAAAAAGAAATCAGATGTTTCTGAGATCAGATGGCTCTTTTTTAACCTCCTTTTCGTCTTGAGAACTCTATGCTCTTTGAATAGGAAAGAGAGACCTTCTTACCAGGATGGAATTGCTCGGCACTCTCACCGACGATAAAGGACTTTAGGATGCCATATTCGGTATCCAGCGTCACTTCACTATAGTGCCCCAGTATCATAACGGCCCTAATGGTACCGGCAATTCCCCCCGCCTCAGAAGAAACGATAGTGACATACTCCGGGCGCACCGCTATCGTTTTATCTTCCATTTCTATGAAGTTCATATCACCGATAAAATCGGCGACGTAATGATTTATCGGCTTATCGTAAATTTCAGCGGGGGTACCAACCTGCTCGAAACTTCCTTTATTCATCACCACAATTCTGTCGGATAAGGCCATGGCCTCCTCCTGGTCGTGAGTGACAAAGACCACGGTGATATTCAGGTCCAGTTGTATCTTGCGTAATTCCTCCCGCATCTGAGAACGTATCTTGGCGTCAAGCGCGGAAAAGGGTTCATCCAGCAAGAGGACATCGGGCTTCAACAGGAGTGACCGGGCTATGGCAACCCGCTGCTGCTGACCGCCCGACATTTGGCCCGGATATTTTTTCTCCATGCCGGTAATCTTTACGAGTTCCATCATCGCCATAATCTGCCTATGTCTTTCCACCTTGGGAATCTTTCGCAGCTTCAAACCAAATTCCATATTTTCATACACGGTCATATGGGGCCAAAGGTTATAGCTTTGAAACACCATGGCGGTAGGGCGCCTTTCCGGCGGCAGATGCTCAATATTTTTATCGTCTATAAGTACATTTCCTTCGGTACACTCAAGGAATCCTCCGATGGTTCGCAGGATCGTTGTCTTCCCGCAGCCTGAAGGCCCAAGAAGTGTCACCAGTTCCCCCGTTTTTACCTTTAGATTGATGTT
Coding sequences:
- a CDS encoding methyltransferase, coding for MDLFLYPDVSPEPLQNIALGAKRASLLFTAIEMDIFSGLCEDISAYEFARRRGYNERNTEYLLNALVSLGLVSKKNSCFKNSPLSELYLVKGRELYMGEYLLFRERFTSFEGLSEYVRRGPDAEVVRENRGSDIFDFARLAELSVAEQRAGRAKAVCENIVRLFPEKGPDRILDLGGGSGMIALALARHYPSCRCFLFESPDVAVVARKNIETYAKEPQGNRPEILAGDYLSDDIGTQYDLIIAVASIQFAKRRFPVVIPRIRDALVPGGFFVSICGATTCERTQPQPLILGWLGSHLRGLEVLPEAGEIRNEVTMYGFEVVDPLEYGITIAMDVCRRKT
- a CDS encoding ABC transporter permease, translating into MRKPKWKTNLYIALMLAPALLLTMGIIVYPIINTVIRSFSSPEDGSFTLANYVFLLTDDVSMENIAYTLWIVVVTVVLSILISYVLALYLRFYDTKISKFIGTIYLLPRFVPSLVAVYAMITIIRDSGFLNRVSRLFGYNFKPGLMYNARGIILMNLWFNIAFATMIIVAALSSIPDSMVESARDVGARKINVFLNMILPLSFKDVMIAMTFIFMSNVSSFTTPFVMGGNNPIMLGVYLRKQFSEYSNYEIAAALSVIMFLFSSVSAIIYIYTNLKEKEWEKAN
- a CDS encoding extracellular solute-binding protein, producing MKRRMKKLCVCAVLCFLMLSPFTLFAGGQGEGSAAGNGGGKPKVTLWATGSDNVRMLFEKLIDEYNAKPGSTSVVELQFVMSGSGGQTLSDRIAAAKLAGKTDTDFDLLAENGSALASYVDKAGGDLFVPLDFSKIPNYANVKMKSGFFTDCVVPYRGTTVVMAYDSVRLPNPPKTWAELGAWITSHPGRFAYNPPGSGGSGAGFVNLALYKDLPPEAKVSTDEKWVEQWGPGWDWLKSIHPYLYTSGGKVVYPNKNQGTLDLLINKEVDLIPAWADQVLTNISRGILPESTKIYQLTPALNGTDVVLAVPNIGGGAEKTYDFINFMISPEAQKICLETIFAVPVIDASLIDSTYKTMVKDLDISGFSVISNGKLGDVRNQYWDKNIARLP
- a CDS encoding ABC transporter ATP-binding protein, with translation MTNEVKLEIRNMTKKYKNGDGVENINLKVKTGELVTLLGPSGCGKTTILRTIGGFLECTEGNVLIDDKNIEHLPPERRPTAMVFQSYNLWPHMTVYENMEFGLKLRKIPKVERHRQIMAMMELVKITGMEKKYPGQMSGGQQQRVAIARSLLLKPDVLLLDEPFSALDAKIRSQMREELRKIQLDLNITVVFVTHDQEEAMALSDRIVVMNKGSFEQVGTPAEIYDKPINHYVADFIGDMNFIEMEDKTIAVRPEYVTIVSSEAGGIAGTIRAVMILGHYSEVTLDTEYGILKSFIVGESAEQFHPGKKVSLSYSKSIEFSRRKGG